The DNA region AATCTGAAAACTTTTAGTATAATAGAAAAAAGGTCAAGGAGTTGGTTTCCTATGGAAAGGAATTTGGTTAATACACCACCACAACCTGAAGTAAACGTCATGGATTCTGAATTTGCTGAAATGGTGTTAAACAAAGCCCTTCGTAATTTCAGAAAAGAACAAATCCGAAAAGAGATTGACCAGTCATTACAGGATCAAAACAAAGAAGAATTCCTACGATTAACTGAGGAATTAAAAAACATTTCTTAAAATGTTGTATTATATATCGAGATGATTTTGAAATGAACTTAACATAATCGTAATTTTAAGAAGTACGCCAAAAAGCCAATCCCATATCTATC from Peribacillus simplex includes:
- a CDS encoding IDEAL domain-containing protein, whose product is MERNLVNTPPQPEVNVMDSEFAEMVLNKALRNFRKEQIRKEIDQSLQDQNKEEFLRLTEELKNIS